In Acanthochromis polyacanthus isolate Apoly-LR-REF ecotype Palm Island chromosome 15, KAUST_Apoly_ChrSc, whole genome shotgun sequence, a single genomic region encodes these proteins:
- the ptk7b gene encoding inactive tyrosine-protein kinase 7 → MYLAGGSESRRRDGRRNPAATTKRNPMVLAVGFICLQVLSIQAAAIQFTKEPKSQDALHGRSAMLRCEVSDPADITYRWLHNGQRLISDDRRFQEGNNLKFTAVDRQLDAGSFECVVENSVTGESLQSTNASFNIKWLESGGVTLKEPVSEGEIQSSSPVTLRCHIDGHPRPTCQWFKDGVKLTEKSHQINNKERTLTFKSASPDDSGLYYCCAKNAAGHVCSSSNFTLNIIDKSFPRPVVTPEDQVVLKNEEAVFHCQFTAEPAPTLEWYHENELLGNKSRVFLLSNGTLLITQVKPRNTGAYKCIGRGLRGSHVTLEASLLIAEIEDMVAKASKVFTADTLQRVTCRPPRGRPEPEVWWERGGQRVPTEGRVHQDGLDLVFSPTEEGDSGTYTCVAQNKAGRKTQEVTFTVATAPVWVSRPQDSHLEEGKPGYLHCHAQANPQPEVTWLRNNMMITPEDSRFKMFPNGTLRINNVEVYDGQIYGCETKTVGGRLSGQARVIVLEKLKFTPTPQPSQCLELDNEITIQCSATGRETPTIRWTKADGGEVPPHVEQRNGQLHFSKVTRSDAGNYTCIASNSLQGEIRALVTLTVAVYIHFKVEPDNTTVYQGHTAILHCQATGDPEPHIHWMVKDKVLDISKSRRFQKMPNGSLLISDVTTDDTGRYTCVAGNSCSIKYRVAQLHVVEKPMVYNHEDEDKAPYKMIQTIGLSVGAAVAYIIVVLGLMFYCKKRRHAKRLQKGQDGEEPEMECLNGGAVQQNGHTTAEIQEEVALTNMGTIATTEKRHSHVNDKLHFPRTNLQTITTLGKGEFGEVLLSKAKGIEEAEEETVVLVKSLQTRDEQLQLDFRREAEMFAKLSHPNVVRLLGLCREAEPHYMILEYYDLGDLKQFLRISKSKDDKVKSQPISTKTKVSICAQVAHGMEHLSNHRFVHKDLAARNCLINSQRRVKVSSLSLSKDVYNSEYYHYRQAWIPLRWLPTESVFEDDFSTKSDVWAFGVLMWEVFSHGEMPYSKLSDDEVLEGLQTGKLKLPVPEGCPSKIYKLMTRCWALSLKERPSFTDIVHTLGELPSDSKV, encoded by the exons TTCTGTCCATCCAGGCTGCAGCTATCCAGTTCACCAAGGAGCCCAAGTCTCAGGATGCCCTGCACGGACGCAGCGCCATGCTACGCTGCGAAGTCAGCGACCCGGCCGACATCACGTACCGCTGGCTACACAACGGCCAGCGCCTGATAAGCGATGACAGGCGCTTCCAGGAGGGCAACAACCTGAAATTCACCGCCGTTGATCGGCAGCTCGACGCAGGGAGCTTTGAGTGCGTTGTAGAAAACTCTGTCACAGGAGAGTCTCTTCAGTCCACCAATGCCTCCTTCAATATCAAGT GGTTGGAAAGTGGCGGTGTGACTTTGAAGGAGCCCGTCTCAGAAGGGGAGATCCAGAGTTCTTCACCCGTCACGTTGCGCTGTCATATCGATGGACACCCAcg TCCGACGTGCCAGTGGTTCAAGGACGGAGTGAAGCTGACGGAGAAAAGCCATCAGATCAACAACAAGGAGAGGACGCTCACCTTCAAGAGTGCCAGTCCTGATGATAGTGGCCTGTATTACTGCTGCGCCAAGAATGCAGCTGGGCacgtctgcagcagcagcaacttcacTCTCAACATTATAG ATAAGAGTTTCCCGCGGCCGGTGGTCACTCCTGAGGACCAGGTGGTGCTGAAGAACGAGGAGGCTGTGTTCCACTGCCAGTTCACTGCAGAGCCAGCCCCCACATTGGAGTGGTACCATGAAAACGAGCTGCTTGGAAACAAGTCTCG AGTGTTCCTGCTATCCAACGGGACGCTGCTGATCACGCAGGTCAAGCCCAGGAACACCGGGGCCTACAAGTGTATCGGCCGTGGCCTCAGAGGATCCCACGTTACGCTGGAGGCTTCCCTCCTCATAgctg AGATAGAAGACATGGTGGCGAAAGCGTCAAAGGTTTTCACCGCAGACACCCTGCAGCGGGTGACCTGTCGACCTCCTCGCGGCAGACCAGAGCCGGAGGTGTGGTGGGAGAGGGGAGGTCAGAGGGTCCCCACAGAGGGCAGAGTGCACCAGGACGGTCTGGATCTGGTCTTCAGCCCGACAGAGGAAGGAGATTCAGGAACCTACACCTGCGTGGCTCAGAACAAGGCCGGACGAAAGACACAGGAGGTCACCTTCACTGTGGCCA CTGCTCCAGTGTGGGTGTCGAGGCCTCAGGACAGCCATTTAGAAGAGGGTAAACCAGGTTACCTCCACTGTCACGCTCAGGCCAACCCTCAACCCGAGGTCACCTGGCTCCGCAACAACATGATGATAACACCCGAG GACTCTCGTTTTAAGATGTTCCCGAACGGCACCCTCAGGATCAACAATGTGGAGGTGTATGATGGACAGATTTACGGCTGTGAAACGAAGACTGTAGGCGGCCGACTGTCTGGGCAAGCTCGAGTCATTGTGCTCG AGAAGCTGAAATTCACCCCGACTCCTCAGCCTTCCCAGTGCCTGGAGCTGGATAACGAGATCACCATCCAGTGCTCCGCCACGGGCCGGGAGACCCCGACCATCCGCTGGACCAAAGCAG ACGGAGGAGAGGTGCCGCCTCACGTGGAGCAGAGGAATGGCCAGCTGCATTTCTCCAAAGTCACTCGCAGCGACGCCGGCAACTACACCTGCATCGCCTCCAACAGCCTCCAGGGGGAGATCCGAGCCTTGGTGACCCTCACTGTGGCCG TGTACATTCACTTTAAGGTGGAACCAGACAACACAACGGTGTACCAGGGTCACACAGCCATCCTGCACTGTCAGGCCACCGGTGACCCCGAGCCTCACATCCACTGGATGGTTAAAGACAAGGTGCTGGACATCAGCAAGAGCAGGAG GTTCCAGAAGATGCCCAATGGCTCCTTGCTGATTTCAGATGTCACTACAGATGACACGGGCAGGTACACGTGTGTGGCCGgaaacagctgcagcatcaAATACCGTGTGGCCCAGCTGCATGTAGTGG AGAAACCCATGGTTTACAATCACGAAGATGAAGACAAGGCTCCTTACAAGATGATCCAAACCATCGGTCTGTCAGTGGGAGCGGCTGTGGCCTACATCATCGTAGTGCTGGGACTCATGTTCTACTGCAAAAAGAGACGCCACGCCAAAAGACTGCAGAAGGGCCAGGACGGAGAGGAGCCTGAGATGGAGTGCCTCAATG GAGGGGCCGTTCAACAAAATGGCCACACCACCGCTGAGATCCAGGAAGAGGTGGCCCTCACCAACATGGGAACCATTGCAACAACCGAGAAGCGCCACAGTCACGTCAACGACAAGCTCCACTTTCCCCGAACAAACCTGCAAACCATCACTACATTAG GTAAGGGGGAGTTTGGCGAGGTGCTGCTGTCCAAAGCCAAAGGTATCGAAGAGGCCGAGGAGGAGACGGTGGTTTTGGTGAAGAGCCTGCAGACCAGAGACGAACAGCTGCAGCTCGACTTCCGTCGCGAAGCTGAAATGTTCGCCAAGCTGAGCCACCCCAACGTCGTCCGGCTGCTGGGTCTCTGCAGGGAAGCAGAGCCGCACTACATGATCCTGGAGTACTACGACCTG GGAGATCTAAAGCAGTTCCTGAGAATTTCCAAAAGCAAAGACGACAAAGTCAAGTCTCAGCCTATCAGCACCAAGACCAAA GTTTCCATCTGTGCTCAGGTGGCTCATGGGATGGAGCATCTGTCCAATCACCGCTTCGTCCACAAAGACCTCGCCGCCCGAAACTGCCTGATCAACAGTCAGAGGCGCGTCAAAGTGTCGTCACTCAGCCTCAGCAAGGACGTCTACAACAG TGAGTACTACCACTACAGGCAGGCATGGATCCCACTGCGCTGGCTCCCAACAGAGTCTGTGTTTGAGGACGACTTCTCCACCAAGTCTGATGTGTGGGCCTTTGGAGTGTTGATGTGGGAAGTATTCAGCCACGGGGAAATGCCGTATAGCAAACTCAGCGATGATGAAGTGTTGGAAG